In Nocardioides sp., the following proteins share a genomic window:
- a CDS encoding Sec-independent protein translocase subunit TatA — MLAHIAGLGPGELMIVLAIVVLLFGASKLPDLARGSGRALRIFKAETKGLNEADGDDDLKSPEQREIEARERRDDTY, encoded by the coding sequence ATGCTCGCTCATATCGCCGGACTCGGGCCCGGAGAGTTGATGATCGTCCTGGCGATCGTCGTGCTCCTCTTCGGTGCCTCCAAGCTCCCCGACCTGGCTCGCGGCAGCGGTCGTGCTCTGCGGATCTTCAAGGCGGAGACGAAGGGCCTCAACGAGGCTGACGGCGACGACGACCTCAAGAGCCCGGAGCAGCGTGAGATCGAGGCGCGCGAGCGCCGCGACGACACCTACTGA
- the prcA gene encoding proteasome subunit alpha: MSMPFYVSPEQLMKDRADFARKGIARGRSVVAVQYADGLLFASENPSQALHKVSEIYDRIAFAAVGRYNEFENLRIAGVRLADMRGYSYDRRDVTGRGLANAYAQTLGTIFSSGGEKPYEVELFVGEIGDVAADDQIYRLTYDGQVADEHRYAVMGGAADVVSAYLEEHFADDLDLAGAVRLATAALGHSEAGDRVIAADDLEVAVLDRTRTQPRKFVRLVGPRLQALLGERGPESPSPEPGEPDEA, translated from the coding sequence ATGAGCATGCCGTTCTATGTCTCGCCCGAGCAGTTGATGAAGGATCGTGCCGACTTCGCTCGCAAGGGCATCGCCCGCGGACGTTCCGTCGTCGCGGTGCAGTACGCCGACGGCCTCCTGTTCGCCTCGGAGAATCCCAGTCAGGCCTTGCACAAGGTCTCCGAGATCTACGACCGGATCGCCTTCGCCGCAGTGGGGCGCTATAACGAGTTCGAGAACCTGCGCATCGCGGGCGTACGACTGGCCGACATGCGCGGGTATTCCTACGACCGCCGCGACGTGACCGGCCGCGGCCTGGCCAACGCGTACGCCCAGACGCTCGGGACGATCTTCTCCTCCGGCGGGGAGAAGCCGTACGAGGTCGAACTCTTCGTCGGCGAGATCGGCGATGTGGCAGCCGACGACCAGATCTATCGACTGACGTACGACGGCCAGGTCGCCGACGAGCACCGTTATGCCGTGATGGGTGGAGCGGCCGACGTGGTGTCGGCCTATCTGGAGGAGCACTTCGCCGACGACCTCGACCTGGCAGGAGCCGTACGCCTGGCCACCGCCGCGCTGGGTCACAGCGAAGCCGGTGATCGGGTGATCGCAGCGGACGACCTCGAAGTCGCGGTGCTGGATCGCACCCGCACTCAGCCGCGCAAGTTCGTACGCCTGGTCGGGCCTCGACTGCAAGCGTTGCTGGGGGAGCGCGGCCCGGAGTCGCCGTCGCCAGAGCCTGGGGAGCCCGACGAGGCCTGA
- a CDS encoding proteasome accessory factor PafA2 family protein, which yields MTVRRVMGTEVEYGISVQGQPLANPMVASSHIVNAYASATVHARRARWDFEEESPLRDARGFDLGRAGTPTRRNSPTRTSVWRT from the coding sequence ATGACCGTGCGACGCGTGATGGGGACCGAGGTCGAGTACGGCATCTCGGTCCAGGGGCAGCCGCTGGCCAACCCGATGGTCGCGTCGTCGCACATCGTGAATGCGTACGCCAGCGCGACGGTGCACGCGCGGCGGGCACGGTGGGATTTCGAGGAGGAGTCGCCACTGCGCGACGCCCGCGGCTTCGACCTCGGTCGCGCAGGTACGCCGACCCGTCGCAACTCACCGACGAGGACCTCGGTCTGGCGAACGTGA
- a CDS encoding ubiquitin-like protein Pup, giving the protein MAQEQKQPRKSSQDEAVTEEVVETDVAERKEVLDDDVDAILDEIDEVLESNAEDFVKSFIQKGGE; this is encoded by the coding sequence ATGGCCCAGGAACAGAAGCAGCCGCGCAAGTCGTCCCAAGACGAGGCGGTCACCGAAGAGGTCGTGGAGACCGATGTCGCCGAGCGGAAGGAAGTGCTCGACGACGATGTCGACGCGATCCTGGACGAGATCGACGAGGTGCTGGAGAGCAACGCCGAGGACTTCGTGAAGTCGTTCATCCAGAAGGGCGGGGAGTAG
- a CDS encoding glycoside hydrolase family 16 protein, translating into MTRLARRIAGALALGILPLSALGATVATADATAGASSAQAAKRAPSIHLKALPPIAQAGVAPAASSRGSLISARFKPLSTGQVATLQTLTAAGTWQTVTTTTVDGLGYANFTGAANGHYRVVGAGAVSKTVKAKLRRPAFRDEFSGTRLNARKWATYNIGYNKGGLRTCAKPGAAYSVADGTVRLGIRKDPRKLGKVCRYRTRKGMANAPWLLNTQLTTVGKFEFKYGVVAARVKFQPARGSHVGTWIQSLRYRKPNRPATGVELDYGEYFGRGGQVDALGAFLYMSGPNMRTMKLGGLMPRTNRLIPPGHTWWNSYHVVSAEWRKSGYTLRIDGRVFWKTKKWVSRSWQYLVLSNLSSDYELKYLTPQSFAEPAHVDWVRVWTRKAYVR; encoded by the coding sequence ATGACCCGCCTCGCTCGGCGTATCGCCGGAGCCCTGGCTCTCGGAATCCTGCCCCTGTCGGCTCTCGGCGCCACGGTTGCGACCGCAGATGCGACCGCGGGTGCCTCCTCCGCGCAGGCGGCGAAGCGGGCACCGTCGATCCATCTCAAAGCGCTGCCACCGATCGCCCAGGCCGGTGTTGCACCCGCAGCCTCATCACGGGGAAGCCTGATCTCGGCACGCTTCAAACCGTTGTCCACCGGCCAGGTAGCGACCTTGCAGACCTTGACCGCCGCGGGGACCTGGCAGACGGTGACCACCACCACCGTCGACGGCCTGGGGTACGCCAACTTCACCGGTGCGGCGAATGGTCACTACCGCGTCGTCGGGGCGGGGGCGGTGTCCAAGACCGTCAAGGCCAAGCTCAGGCGCCCCGCCTTCCGCGACGAGTTCTCCGGCACTCGCCTCAACGCCAGGAAGTGGGCGACCTACAACATCGGCTACAACAAGGGCGGGCTGCGCACCTGCGCCAAACCCGGAGCCGCGTACTCGGTCGCCGACGGCACGGTCCGGCTGGGCATCAGGAAGGACCCCCGAAAGCTGGGCAAGGTCTGTCGTTATCGCACCCGCAAGGGCATGGCGAACGCTCCATGGCTGCTGAACACCCAACTCACGACCGTGGGCAAGTTCGAGTTCAAGTACGGCGTGGTCGCCGCGCGCGTGAAGTTCCAGCCAGCCCGCGGCAGCCACGTCGGCACCTGGATCCAGTCACTGCGCTACCGCAAGCCCAACCGCCCGGCGACGGGGGTGGAACTCGACTACGGCGAATACTTCGGCCGTGGGGGCCAGGTCGACGCGCTGGGTGCCTTCCTCTACATGTCCGGGCCCAACATGCGCACGATGAAGCTCGGCGGTCTGATGCCGCGGACCAATCGGCTGATCCCGCCCGGTCACACCTGGTGGAACTCCTACCACGTCGTCTCAGCCGAATGGCGCAAGTCGGGCTACACCCTTCGCATCGACGGGCGAGTCTTCTGGAAGACGAAGAAGTGGGTCTCACGGTCCTGGCAGTACCTGGTCCTGAGCAACCTGTCGTCCGACTACGAACTCAAGTACCTGACTCCGCAGTCCTTCGCCGAGCCCGCGCACGTCGACTGGGTGCGGGTGTGGACCCGCAAGGCGTACGTGCGCTGA
- the prcB gene encoding proteasome subunit beta, with protein sequence MPHADARLSSVFLRPGTSSFADFLTEAAPELLPSRRALPAGQAADLAPHATTIVAAAFPGGVVMAGDRRATMGNIIAQRDIEKVFPADEFSAVGIAGTAGLAVEMVRLFQTELEHYEKIEGITLSMDGKANRLAALIRANLGLAMQGLAVVPLFAGYDHEADQGRIFSYDVTGGRYEETAFHSVGSGSLFARGSLKKLYRDDLSAEECVTAVVQALYDAADDDSATGGPDIARRIFPVVHVITAEGGTRMPDAEVARIADRILESRLTRPDGPAASLT encoded by the coding sequence GTGCCGCACGCGGACGCGCGCCTTTCCAGTGTGTTCTTGCGCCCCGGCACGTCGTCCTTCGCCGACTTCTTGACCGAGGCGGCACCGGAACTGCTGCCCAGTCGTCGGGCGCTGCCAGCGGGCCAAGCCGCCGACCTCGCCCCACATGCGACCACGATCGTGGCGGCCGCGTTCCCAGGCGGGGTCGTGATGGCCGGAGACCGCCGCGCCACGATGGGCAACATCATCGCGCAACGCGACATCGAGAAGGTGTTCCCTGCCGACGAGTTCTCGGCCGTGGGGATCGCCGGCACTGCCGGCCTTGCCGTCGAGATGGTGCGGCTCTTCCAGACCGAGCTGGAGCACTACGAGAAGATCGAGGGCATCACGCTCTCCATGGACGGCAAGGCGAACCGGCTCGCCGCCCTGATCCGCGCAAATCTCGGACTGGCGATGCAAGGACTCGCCGTGGTGCCGCTCTTCGCCGGGTACGACCACGAGGCCGACCAGGGCCGGATCTTCTCCTACGACGTCACGGGCGGGCGTTATGAGGAGACCGCGTTCCACAGCGTCGGCTCCGGGTCGCTGTTCGCGCGCGGCTCACTCAAGAAGCTCTACCGCGACGATCTGTCCGCCGAGGAGTGCGTCACCGCGGTCGTACAGGCGCTCTATGACGCCGCCGATGACGATTCCGCGACCGGCGGACCTGACATCGCGCGCAGGATCTTCCCGGTGGTGCACGTGATCACCGCCGAGGGCGGGACACGCATGCCCGACGCCGAGGTCGCCCGGATCGCCGACCGCATCCTGGAGAGTCGTCTGACCCGCCCGGACGGTCCCGCGGCATCGCTGACGTGA
- a CDS encoding FKBP-type peptidyl-prolyl cis-trans isomerase: MTRRTKAFAASIALLATLTACGSEQAASDSAGSGSDLGAVSISGDFGSEPKVEWKKQLVAKELDAETLVEGDGEKVGGSDQVFVRLYVGNGYTKSTAYSTFGKDAKPDLLPAAGQLSAGLKEAIDGHTLGSRVAVTAPPKDAFGEQGNPQLGVGNTDSVLFIVDLISTLSTKPSGETTKPASWAPKLTGSADSPTGFDFAGTPQPSEKLQTTYLIKGDGEKTKTGDTVYVNYVGQVYEGKKPFDSSFERGEPFDFTLGQGGVIKGWDQGFTGVPIGSRIIISVPPKLGYGKAGNKEAGIKGTDTLFFAVDVLGVS; the protein is encoded by the coding sequence GTGACTCGACGTACGAAGGCATTCGCCGCCAGCATCGCCCTGCTCGCCACCCTGACCGCGTGCGGAAGCGAGCAGGCCGCCAGCGACAGCGCCGGATCCGGCAGCGACCTCGGCGCGGTCTCGATCTCAGGTGACTTCGGCAGCGAGCCCAAGGTCGAGTGGAAGAAGCAACTGGTCGCCAAGGAACTCGACGCCGAGACCCTGGTCGAGGGCGATGGTGAGAAGGTCGGCGGCAGCGACCAGGTGTTCGTACGCCTCTATGTCGGCAACGGCTACACCAAGTCGACGGCATATTCGACCTTCGGCAAGGACGCCAAGCCTGACCTCCTGCCTGCTGCTGGCCAACTGTCGGCCGGTCTCAAAGAGGCGATCGACGGCCACACCCTCGGCTCGCGCGTGGCCGTGACGGCGCCGCCCAAGGATGCGTTCGGAGAACAGGGCAACCCGCAACTCGGCGTTGGCAACACCGACTCGGTGCTCTTCATCGTCGACCTGATCTCCACGCTGTCTACCAAGCCGAGCGGGGAGACGACCAAGCCCGCATCCTGGGCGCCCAAGCTCACCGGCAGCGCGGACTCGCCGACAGGTTTCGACTTCGCGGGCACTCCCCAGCCGAGCGAGAAGTTGCAGACCACCTACCTCATCAAGGGCGACGGGGAGAAGACCAAGACCGGCGACACGGTGTACGTGAACTATGTCGGTCAGGTGTACGAGGGCAAGAAGCCTTTCGACTCCAGCTTCGAGCGCGGTGAGCCGTTCGACTTCACTCTGGGTCAAGGTGGCGTCATCAAGGGCTGGGACCAGGGCTTCACCGGCGTCCCGATCGGCAGCCGGATCATCATCTCGGTGCCGCCGAAGCTCGGCTACGGCAAGGCCGGCAACAAGGAGGCCGGGATCAAGGGGACCGACACGCTCTTCTTCGCGGTAGACGTCCTCGGAGTGTCCTGA
- a CDS encoding GIY-YIG nuclease family protein, with protein MPWTYILKCSDDSYYVGSTVNLEARLSQHRDGRGAAYTRHRLPVILVWAAEFDRIEEAFRVREARAGVVAQEEGGADHRPPRSAAWVVTKGTV; from the coding sequence ATGCCTTGGACCTACATCCTGAAATGCTCGGACGACTCGTACTACGTCGGCAGCACCGTGAACCTTGAGGCGCGACTCTCTCAGCATCGTGACGGACGCGGCGCCGCGTACACCCGCCACCGCCTCCCCGTGATCCTCGTCTGGGCTGCGGAATTCGACCGGATCGAGGAAGCTTTTCGCGTTCGAGAAGCGCGTGCAGGGGTGGTCGCGCAGGAAGAGGGAGGCGCTGATCACCGACCGCCTCGATCTGCTGCCTGGGTTGTCACGAAGGGGACCGTCTGA
- a CDS encoding WYL domain-containing protein, producing the protein MARKTERLLNLLIMLLVQRHFVSREKIRSILYGDQSDEAFDKMFERDKEELRSLGVPIEVGHVDNYFEDEVGYRIRPDAMALPDIELTPQEAAVVGLAGRVWEHATLAEAASDAVRKLMAAGDPVDTEALDLVAPKVNAEEPAFEVLFQAAVERTPVEFEYARTGRAASTRHLQPWGVVRFSGRWYVVGWDVVRQAERIFRISRIVGPARLSGAAGSYDIPAGIDLQAVTRRLAPAAPETTVRVRARAGTCLPLRRAANASLEQAADDDDGWDDLTLPPGAWTAEEFLPYGADVVVLEPVTLRDQIRDRLAGVVAKAGLR; encoded by the coding sequence GTGGCGCGGAAGACCGAGCGGCTGCTCAACCTGCTGATCATGCTGCTCGTGCAGCGCCATTTCGTCTCGCGCGAAAAGATCCGCTCGATCCTCTACGGCGACCAGTCCGATGAGGCCTTCGACAAGATGTTCGAGCGCGACAAGGAAGAGTTGCGCAGCCTCGGCGTGCCGATCGAGGTCGGCCATGTCGACAACTACTTCGAGGACGAGGTCGGCTACCGCATCCGCCCGGACGCCATGGCGTTGCCCGACATCGAGTTGACGCCCCAGGAGGCGGCCGTCGTGGGACTCGCGGGTCGCGTCTGGGAGCACGCCACGTTGGCGGAGGCCGCCTCGGATGCCGTACGCAAGTTGATGGCCGCGGGAGACCCCGTCGACACCGAGGCGTTGGACCTGGTCGCGCCCAAGGTCAATGCTGAGGAGCCGGCGTTCGAGGTGCTGTTCCAGGCGGCTGTGGAGCGGACTCCGGTGGAGTTCGAGTACGCCCGCACCGGGCGCGCCGCGAGCACGCGTCACCTGCAGCCGTGGGGAGTCGTACGGTTCTCCGGTCGCTGGTATGTCGTGGGTTGGGACGTCGTCCGGCAGGCCGAACGGATCTTCCGGATCTCGCGGATCGTCGGCCCCGCGCGCCTCAGCGGCGCCGCCGGCTCGTACGACATCCCGGCCGGCATCGATCTGCAAGCCGTCACCCGTCGACTCGCCCCTGCCGCGCCCGAGACGACTGTACGCGTCCGGGCTCGCGCCGGCACCTGCCTGCCTTTGCGGCGGGCTGCGAACGCGTCCCTGGAGCAAGCAGCGGACGATGACGACGGATGGGACGACCTCACACTGCCGCCCGGCGCCTGGACGGCCGAGGAATTCTTGCCCTACGGCGCCGACGTGGTCGTCCTGGAGCCCGTAACGCTCAGGGACCAGATCCGAGATCGGCTGGCCGGAGTCGTGGCCAAGGCAGGTCTGCGATGA
- the pafA gene encoding Pup--protein ligase, which translates to MDRRIFGIENEYGVTCTFHGQRRLSPDEVARYLFRKVVAWGRSSNVFLRNGARLYLDVGSHPEYATPECDDIVELVTHDKAGERILEGLLTDAEERLHDEGIEGDIYLFKNNTDSAGNSYGCHENFLVSRSGEFSRLADVLIPFLVSRQIMVGAGKVVQTARGAQYSVSQRAEHIWEGVSSATTRSRPIINTRDEPHADAEKYRRLHVIVGDSNMSETTTLLKVASADLVLRMIEEGVVMRDLTMENPIRAIREIAQDMTGRRKVRLNNGREASALDIQTEYLGKARDFVDRRQISTPVIERALDLWERSLKAVESDDLGLIEREIDWVIKWKLIERYRAKHGLAMEHPRVAQLDLAYHDIRRDRGLYYLLEKRGAVARVTTDLAIFQAKTVPPQTTRAKLRGEFIRRAQERRRDFTVDWVHLKLNDQAQRTVLCKDPFRAEDERVQRLLDGM; encoded by the coding sequence ATGGACCGCCGCATCTTCGGGATCGAGAACGAGTACGGCGTCACCTGCACTTTTCATGGACAACGCCGGCTCAGCCCGGACGAGGTCGCGCGCTATCTCTTCCGCAAAGTCGTCGCGTGGGGCAGAAGCAGCAACGTCTTCTTGCGCAACGGCGCTCGGCTCTATCTCGACGTCGGCAGCCACCCGGAGTACGCGACTCCTGAGTGCGACGACATCGTCGAGCTCGTCACCCACGACAAGGCCGGCGAACGCATCCTGGAGGGCCTGCTGACCGATGCCGAAGAACGTCTTCACGACGAAGGCATCGAGGGCGATATCTACCTGTTCAAGAACAACACCGATTCGGCCGGCAACTCCTACGGCTGCCACGAGAACTTCCTGGTCTCCAGGTCGGGGGAGTTCTCCCGACTCGCTGACGTCTTGATCCCGTTCCTGGTGAGCCGCCAGATCATGGTGGGCGCGGGCAAGGTCGTGCAGACCGCACGGGGCGCGCAGTACAGCGTCAGCCAGCGCGCCGAGCACATCTGGGAGGGCGTCTCCAGCGCCACGACCCGTAGTCGCCCGATCATCAACACCCGCGACGAACCGCACGCCGACGCGGAGAAGTATCGCCGCCTGCACGTCATCGTCGGCGACTCCAACATGAGTGAGACCACCACCCTGCTCAAAGTGGCCTCGGCGGATCTGGTGCTGCGGATGATCGAGGAGGGCGTGGTGATGCGCGACCTCACGATGGAGAACCCCATCCGGGCGATCCGAGAGATCGCCCAGGACATGACCGGACGTCGCAAGGTGCGCCTCAACAACGGCCGAGAGGCCAGCGCGTTGGACATCCAGACCGAATACCTGGGCAAGGCGCGCGACTTCGTCGACCGGCGCCAGATCTCCACGCCGGTGATCGAGCGGGCCCTCGACCTGTGGGAGCGCTCGCTGAAGGCGGTCGAGTCCGACGACCTTGGGCTGATCGAGCGCGAGATCGACTGGGTGATCAAGTGGAAGCTGATCGAGCGCTATCGCGCCAAGCACGGGCTGGCGATGGAGCATCCCCGAGTCGCCCAGTTGGATCTGGCCTACCACGACATCCGTCGCGACCGCGGCCTCTACTACCTCTTGGAGAAGCGTGGCGCCGTGGCGCGGGTGACCACCGATCTGGCGATCTTCCAGGCCAAGACGGTGCCGCCGCAGACCACCCGCGCGAAACTGAGAGGTGAATTCATCCGGCGCGCCCAGGAGAGGCGCCGCGATTTCACCGTCGACTGGGTCCATCTGAAGTTGAACGACCAGGCCCAGCGCACCGTGTTGTGCAAAGACCCGTTCCGAGCCGAGGACGAGCGCGTGCAGCGCCTCTTGGACGGCATGTGA
- the arc gene encoding proteasome ATPase — MSTSRDSGRTPEQLTEQVRFLQAEISQLRQRLSDAPAHSRGLELRLADTQRSLAQVTSQNERLAQTLREARDQITRLKEEVDRLAQPPAGFGTFLQRNDDDTVDVFTGGRKLRVSASPAVPLDSLRRGQEVMLNEALNVVAALDFEEVGEVVMFKELLADGTRALVIANADEERVVRLAAPLREITLRAGDSLLMESRAGYAYERVPKSEVEELVLEEVPDIEYESIGGLISQIDQIRDAVELPYLHPELFLEHKLKPPKGVLLYGPPGCGKTLIAKAVANSLAKKVAAKTGQEGKSYFLNIKGPELLNKYVGETERHIRLVFQRAREKASHGTPVIVFFDEMDSLFRTRGSGVSSDVENTIVPQLLSEIDGVELLENVLVIGASNREDMIDPAILRPGRLDVKIKIERPDAESARDIFSKYLTADLPLHTDDVSEFGGDKQACVTGMIQATVERMYTESDDNRFLEVTYANGDKEVLYFKDFNSGAMIQNIVDRAKKMAIKDFLDHGQHGLRVQHMLQACLDEFKENEDLPNTTNPDDWARISGKKGERIVFIRTLITGKQGTEPGRSIDTMSNTGQYL, encoded by the coding sequence ATGTCCACGTCACGAGACTCGGGCCGGACGCCCGAACAACTCACCGAGCAGGTGCGATTCCTGCAGGCCGAGATCTCCCAGTTGCGCCAGCGCCTCAGCGATGCGCCCGCACACAGCCGCGGACTGGAGTTGCGCTTGGCTGACACGCAGCGCTCCCTTGCCCAGGTGACCTCGCAGAACGAGCGGCTGGCGCAGACGCTGCGCGAAGCTCGCGACCAGATCACTCGCCTCAAGGAGGAGGTCGACCGGCTGGCTCAGCCACCGGCGGGGTTCGGCACGTTCTTGCAGCGCAACGACGATGACACGGTCGATGTCTTTACCGGAGGACGCAAACTCCGCGTGAGTGCGTCACCGGCGGTTCCGCTCGACTCGCTACGTCGCGGCCAGGAGGTCATGCTCAACGAAGCGCTGAACGTGGTCGCCGCGCTCGACTTCGAAGAGGTCGGGGAGGTGGTGATGTTCAAGGAGCTGCTCGCCGACGGCACGCGAGCCCTGGTCATCGCCAACGCCGACGAGGAGCGGGTCGTACGCCTGGCAGCGCCGCTGCGCGAGATCACGCTGCGTGCGGGCGACAGCCTGCTGATGGAGTCGCGCGCGGGCTATGCCTACGAGCGAGTCCCCAAATCCGAGGTGGAAGAACTGGTCCTCGAAGAGGTTCCGGACATCGAGTACGAGTCCATCGGCGGACTGATCTCCCAGATCGACCAGATCCGCGACGCGGTGGAGTTGCCCTACCTGCACCCCGAGTTGTTCTTGGAGCACAAACTCAAGCCCCCCAAGGGGGTCCTCCTCTATGGACCGCCCGGTTGCGGCAAGACGCTGATCGCCAAGGCCGTCGCGAACTCGCTGGCCAAGAAGGTCGCCGCGAAGACGGGCCAGGAGGGCAAGTCGTACTTCTTGAACATCAAGGGCCCCGAGTTGCTCAACAAGTACGTCGGGGAGACCGAGCGGCACATCCGACTGGTCTTCCAGCGCGCTCGCGAGAAGGCGTCGCACGGCACTCCGGTCATCGTCTTCTTCGATGAGATGGACTCCCTCTTCCGTACGCGCGGCTCGGGAGTCTCGTCGGACGTGGAGAACACCATCGTGCCCCAGTTGCTCAGCGAGATCGACGGCGTGGAGTTGCTGGAGAACGTGCTCGTGATCGGTGCATCGAACCGTGAGGACATGATCGATCCGGCGATCCTGCGCCCGGGCCGACTGGACGTGAAGATCAAGATCGAGCGCCCTGACGCGGAGTCGGCGCGCGACATCTTCAGCAAGTACCTCACCGCAGATCTGCCGTTGCACACCGACGACGTTTCCGAATTCGGGGGCGACAAGCAGGCCTGTGTCACCGGCATGATCCAGGCGACGGTCGAGCGGATGTATACCGAGTCCGACGACAACCGTTTCCTTGAGGTCACCTACGCGAACGGCGACAAGGAGGTCCTCTACTTCAAGGACTTCAACTCTGGTGCCATGATCCAGAACATCGTGGATCGGGCGAAGAAGATGGCGATCAAGGACTTCCTCGACCACGGCCAGCACGGCCTGCGTGTCCAACACATGCTGCAGGCGTGCCTGGACGAGTTCAAGGAGAACGAGGACCTGCCCAACACCACCAACCCCGACGACTGGGCGAGGATCTCGGGCAAGAAGGGTGAGCGCATCGTCTTCATTCGGACGTTGATCACCGGCAAGCAGGGCACCGAGCCCGGCCGCTCGATCGACACGATGTCCAACACGGGTCAGTACCTGTAG
- a CDS encoding WYL domain-containing protein, whose protein sequence is MTTTQPNSKDQLARLLVLVPYLYAHAARGGVTVEEAASLLGVSHKQVLRDLKVLWMCGLPGGLPDDLIDVDLEALEGPDADGLIRISNADYLARPLRLRPTEAVALIVALRALRSGANPETREIVDAVLAKLENAAASGSASQVDLSDEQVGGPDPAPLASAIANGRQVRLVYYVPARDEESERIVDPHRLVNQEGATYLDAWCHSAEAKRSFRLDRIREATVLDTPIAIEPDETTLADGIFEIGESQVVTLRLDEAARWVPEYYPVLASRDVGDGSLEVDLAYADERWLHRLLLRLAPYAEVIQPVELSAPFVQMAREALAHYDHDVDSTR, encoded by the coding sequence ATGACCACCACCCAACCCAACTCCAAGGACCAATTGGCGCGGCTGCTCGTGCTGGTGCCTTACTTGTATGCGCACGCGGCCCGTGGGGGAGTGACGGTCGAAGAGGCTGCGTCTCTGCTCGGGGTGTCGCACAAGCAGGTGCTGCGCGACCTCAAGGTGTTGTGGATGTGCGGCCTGCCCGGCGGCCTGCCCGACGATCTGATCGATGTCGACCTGGAGGCGTTGGAGGGTCCTGACGCCGACGGCCTGATCCGGATCAGCAACGCCGACTACCTCGCCCGGCCGTTGCGGCTGCGACCGACCGAGGCGGTCGCGCTGATCGTGGCGCTGCGAGCGCTGCGCTCGGGGGCGAATCCCGAGACACGAGAGATCGTCGACGCAGTCCTGGCCAAGTTGGAGAACGCCGCCGCGAGCGGTTCGGCCTCGCAGGTCGATCTTTCAGACGAGCAGGTCGGCGGCCCGGACCCGGCCCCTCTTGCCTCCGCGATCGCCAACGGGCGGCAGGTGCGCTTGGTCTACTACGTGCCAGCACGTGATGAGGAGTCCGAACGGATCGTGGATCCCCACCGCCTGGTGAACCAGGAGGGTGCGACCTACCTCGACGCGTGGTGTCACAGCGCGGAGGCCAAGCGATCGTTCCGGCTCGACCGGATCCGGGAGGCAACGGTGCTGGACACGCCGATCGCCATCGAGCCGGATGAGACGACGCTGGCCGACGGCATCTTCGAGATCGGTGAGAGTCAGGTCGTCACGTTGCGCCTCGATGAGGCGGCTCGATGGGTGCCCGAGTATTACCCGGTGCTGGCCAGCCGAGACGTGGGCGACGGTAGCCTCGAAGTCGACCTGGCGTACGCTGACGAGCGCTGGCTGCACCGCCTTCTGCTGCGCTTGGCGCCGTACGCAGAGGTGATCCAACCCGTCGAACTCTCCGCACCTTTCGTCCAGATGGCGCGGGAGGCACTCGCGCACTATGACCACGACGTAGACTCAACCCGCTGA
- a CDS encoding class I SAM-dependent methyltransferase has translation MAWWTEHVVPRLADAALKGRDVGEERAVACAPLYGRVLELGFGGGLNVRWYPDAVESVHAVEPSDVGWALSERRRARATIPVERRGLDGQRLDEASGSYDCVLSTFTLCTIPDIERALSEVVRVLKPGGVFAFLEHGLSPEVGVARWQRRLEPLQRRCAGGCHLTRDVPAQVQASGLVIETIQQHYLAGPSLGRALTYLTRGAARAT, from the coding sequence ATGGCGTGGTGGACCGAGCATGTCGTACCCAGGCTTGCGGACGCGGCTTTGAAGGGCCGCGACGTCGGCGAGGAGCGCGCGGTGGCCTGTGCGCCGCTGTACGGCCGTGTGCTCGAGTTGGGCTTTGGTGGGGGCCTCAATGTGCGCTGGTATCCCGACGCTGTCGAGTCGGTGCATGCGGTCGAACCCTCCGACGTCGGCTGGGCGCTGTCCGAGCGCCGTAGGGCCCGAGCCACTATCCCCGTGGAACGTCGTGGCCTCGATGGTCAGCGTCTCGACGAGGCGTCGGGATCCTATGACTGTGTCTTGTCCACGTTCACGCTGTGCACGATTCCCGACATCGAGAGGGCGTTGAGTGAGGTCGTACGCGTGCTCAAGCCCGGCGGGGTCTTCGCCTTTCTCGAACACGGCCTGAGCCCGGAGGTGGGAGTCGCCCGCTGGCAGCGGCGGCTCGAACCCCTCCAGCGCCGGTGTGCGGGGGGCTGCCATCTCACCCGCGACGTGCCAGCACAGGTTCAGGCCTCGGGCCTGGTGATCGAGACGATCCAGCAGCACTATCTCGCCGGCCCGAGCCTTGGGCGAGCACTGACCTATCTGACTCGCGGGGCTGCGCGTGCCACCTGA